One Streptococcus sp. S1 DNA window includes the following coding sequences:
- a CDS encoding alpha/beta hydrolase produces MLKKLFQQVIRFFVRLFSSHRKPFEFPKGSKKPPIRPIIFVPGSSASIQRFNGTIRMLHRFSRKKQSLLKIKVNKDHSIEMEGRLNTKEPNPMIVIGFENNRDGYSNIKQQIESLKIAITYLLDHYYFTEFKAVGHSNGGLVLTGLLESGFLEKKKLTVSKLAIIGSPYRFNQEMYDDFQKWKHRLDKEVEVLNFVGSFAGKSDGIVPLSSAQAAQSIFEKQTFTEVNLKGRKAHHSALPTNPDLVKQLSLFLNL; encoded by the coding sequence ATGTTAAAAAAACTATTTCAACAAGTCATTCGTTTCTTTGTAAGACTGTTTTCTTCGCACAGAAAGCCCTTTGAATTTCCTAAAGGGTCAAAGAAACCACCGATCAGACCAATCATCTTTGTACCTGGGAGTTCAGCCAGTATCCAGCGATTCAACGGAACCATCCGCATGCTCCATCGCTTTTCTAGAAAAAAACAGAGTCTTTTAAAAATAAAAGTCAATAAAGATCATTCTATAGAAATGGAGGGAAGACTAAATACGAAAGAGCCGAATCCGATGATTGTGATTGGCTTCGAGAACAATCGAGATGGCTACAGCAATATCAAGCAGCAAATCGAATCCCTTAAGATCGCCATCACCTACCTCCTTGATCACTATTATTTTACAGAGTTCAAGGCAGTCGGGCACTCCAATGGTGGACTAGTTTTGACTGGTTTACTGGAAAGCGGCTTTTTAGAAAAGAAAAAGCTGACCGTAAGCAAGCTCGCTATTATTGGAAGTCCATACCGATTCAATCAAGAGATGTATGACGATTTTCAAAAATGGAAGCATCGATTAGATAAAGAAGTAGAGGTCCTTAACTTTGTCGGTAGCTTTGCTGGAAAATCAGACGGGATCGTCCCCCTTTCTAGTGCACAAGCAGCACAATCTATTTTTGAGAAACAAACCTTTACAGAAGTAAATTTAAAAGGACGCAAGGCTCATCATTCAGCTTTACCCACTAATCCGGATCTAGTGAAACAATTAAGTCTATTTTTGAATCTATAA
- the ffh gene encoding signal recognition particle protein — protein MAFESLTERLQNVFKNLRKKGKISEADVQEATKEIRLALLEADVALPVVKDFIKRVRERAVGHEVIETLNPAQQIVKIVDEELTAILGSETAEIIKSPKIPTIIMMVGLQGAGKTTFAGKLANKLVKEENARPLMIAADIYRPAAIDQLKTLGQQINVPVFSLGTEVPAVEIVRQGLEQARANHNDYVLIDTAGRLQIDEKLMGELRDVKALAEPNEILLVVDAMIGQEAANVAREFNEQLEVTGVILTKIDGDTRGGAALSVRQITGKPIKFTGTGEKITDIETFHPDRMSGRILGMGDMLTLIEKASQEYDEKRSLELAEKMRENTFDFNDFIDQLDQVQNMGPMEDLLKMLPGMANNPAMKNLKVDEREIARKRAIVSSMTPAERENPDLLNPSRRRRIAAGSGNSFVEVNKFIKDFNQAKQMMQGVLSGDMNKMMKQMGLNPNNMPKNMPGGMPDMSALEGMMGQGGMPDLSALGGGAGMPDMSQMFGGGLKGKAGEFMMKRAMNKMAKQMRKNKKKRK, from the coding sequence ATGGCATTTGAAAGTTTAACCGAACGTTTACAAAACGTCTTTAAAAATCTTCGTAAGAAAGGAAAAATCTCTGAAGCGGATGTCCAAGAGGCAACCAAAGAGATTCGTCTTGCCCTCTTAGAGGCCGACGTTGCCCTTCCTGTTGTAAAAGACTTCATCAAACGGGTCCGCGAACGGGCTGTAGGTCATGAAGTCATCGAAACCTTGAACCCTGCCCAACAAATCGTGAAGATTGTTGATGAAGAATTGACAGCGATTTTGGGTTCAGAAACAGCAGAAATTATCAAATCTCCAAAGATTCCAACCATTATCATGATGGTCGGTCTTCAGGGGGCTGGTAAAACAACCTTTGCTGGTAAATTGGCCAACAAATTGGTCAAGGAAGAAAATGCGCGTCCTTTGATGATTGCGGCCGATATCTATCGTCCAGCAGCCATTGACCAGTTGAAGACGCTTGGTCAGCAGATCAATGTCCCAGTCTTTTCACTTGGTACAGAAGTCCCTGCTGTAGAGATCGTACGTCAAGGTTTGGAGCAGGCGAGAGCCAACCACAATGACTATGTCTTGATCGATACAGCCGGTCGTCTGCAAATCGATGAAAAACTCATGGGCGAGTTGCGTGACGTCAAAGCCCTTGCCGAGCCAAACGAAATCCTCTTGGTTGTCGATGCCATGATTGGTCAAGAAGCGGCCAATGTGGCGCGTGAGTTCAACGAACAACTCGAAGTAACTGGGGTCATCTTGACCAAGATTGATGGGGATACCCGTGGTGGTGCGGCCCTTTCTGTCCGTCAGATTACTGGAAAACCAATCAAATTCACTGGTACTGGTGAAAAAATAACCGATATCGAAACCTTCCACCCAGACCGTATGTCTGGTCGGATCCTCGGTATGGGGGATATGCTGACGTTAATCGAGAAGGCTTCTCAAGAATACGATGAGAAACGTTCCCTTGAACTCGCTGAGAAGATGCGAGAAAACACCTTTGATTTCAACGACTTCATCGATCAGTTAGACCAAGTCCAAAACATGGGACCAATGGAAGACCTGCTCAAGATGCTTCCAGGTATGGCTAATAATCCTGCCATGAAGAACCTCAAGGTCGATGAACGAGAAATTGCTCGCAAACGTGCGATCGTATCATCCATGACACCAGCTGAACGGGAAAATCCAGATTTGTTAAATCCAAGCCGTCGTCGTCGGATTGCTGCTGGTTCAGGAAATAGCTTTGTCGAAGTCAATAAATTCATCAAGGACTTTAACCAAGCCAAGCAGATGATGCAAGGTGTCCTCTCTGGCGATATGAACAAGATGATGAAACAAATGGGGCTCAATCCAAATAATATGCCGAAGAATATGCCTGGTGGAATGCCTGATATGTCTGCTCTTGAAGGGATGATGGGACAAGGTGGCATGCCTGACTTGTCAGCTCTTGGCGGAGGCGCTGGAATGCCTGATATGAGCCAAATGTTCGGTGGTGGTCTCAAAGGAAAAGCCGGTGAATTTATGATGAAACGGGCGATGAACAAGATGGCCAAACAAATGCGAAAAAATAAGAAAAAACGGAAATAA
- a CDS encoding putative DNA-binding protein, producing the protein MEIEKTNRMNALFEFYAALLTDKQMNYIELYYADDYSLAEIAEEFGVSRQAVYDNIKRTEKILEDYEMKLHMYSDYIVRSQIFDQILERYPEDTFLQEQVEILSSIDNRE; encoded by the coding sequence ATGGAAATTGAGAAAACCAACCGAATGAATGCGCTCTTTGAGTTTTATGCAGCGCTCTTGACGGACAAGCAGATGAACTACATCGAGCTCTACTACGCAGATGACTACAGCTTGGCTGAGATTGCAGAAGAGTTTGGAGTGAGCCGTCAAGCGGTCTATGACAATATTAAACGTACAGAAAAGATTTTGGAAGATTACGAAATGAAACTCCATATGTATTCCGATTACATTGTACGCAGCCAGATTTTTGATCAGATTTTAGAACGCTATCCGGAAGATACTTTTCTACAAGAGCAGGTTGAAATTTTATCAAGCATTGACAATCGGGAGTGA
- a CDS encoding 3-oxoacyl-[acyl-carrier-protein] synthase III C-terminal domain-containing protein has translation MNTVKRHLQIKGYGTALPAHTVTFKDQTRYRVKEGEETQIDLAARAIEAALNYAGLEMADIDCLVSASAVGVQPIPCTAALIHERVAKGLTIPAMDINTTCTSFVSALSTVSYLIEGGEYCRVLIVSSEVGSLGLNPKQKESFELFSDGAAAFIFEATKEDKGIIASMQRTWSEGAHDTEIRGGLTAYHPKLYSEATKTDFMFDMKGKKILLLSARVIPEMFQEFQEKSGISKDAVDYIIPHQASRALPLVMDKLGVGKDKYLNIVSDYGNMVSVAVPFGLAYALDHGYVKEGDTIFLMGTAAGMTVNMLALKL, from the coding sequence ATGAATACTGTAAAAAGACATTTGCAAATTAAAGGCTATGGAACAGCGCTCCCAGCTCATACCGTAACTTTCAAAGACCAGACTCGTTACCGCGTGAAAGAAGGAGAAGAAACACAGATTGATCTAGCAGCGCGTGCGATTGAAGCGGCTTTAAACTATGCGGGGCTTGAAATGGCAGACATCGACTGCCTCGTTTCGGCTAGTGCAGTTGGTGTTCAGCCCATTCCTTGTACAGCAGCTCTTATCCATGAGCGCGTGGCCAAGGGACTGACGATTCCTGCTATGGATATCAACACCACCTGTACCAGTTTTGTATCAGCTTTAAGCACTGTTTCTTATCTGATTGAAGGTGGAGAATACTGTCGGGTTCTGATTGTATCTAGTGAAGTAGGAAGCCTAGGGCTTAATCCCAAACAAAAAGAAAGCTTTGAGTTGTTTAGTGATGGAGCTGCAGCCTTTATTTTTGAAGCAACAAAGGAAGATAAAGGAATCATTGCCAGTATGCAACGTACCTGGTCTGAGGGAGCCCATGATACTGAAATTCGTGGTGGTTTGACAGCTTATCATCCGAAATTGTACTCTGAAGCAACCAAGACTGATTTCATGTTTGATATGAAAGGGAAGAAGATTCTTTTGCTTTCTGCCCGTGTTATTCCAGAAATGTTCCAAGAATTCCAAGAGAAATCAGGCATTTCTAAAGATGCTGTAGACTATATTATTCCTCACCAAGCAAGCCGTGCCTTACCACTTGTCATGGACAAATTGGGCGTTGGCAAAGACAAGTACCTCAATATTGTCAGTGATTATGGAAATATGGTTTCGGTAGCCGTGCCTTTCGGCCTAGCCTATGCACTGGATCATGGCTATGTGAAGGAAGGAGATACCATCTTCTTGATGGGAACTGCAGCAGGGATGACGGTCAATATGTTGGCACTGAAACTTTAA
- a CDS encoding F390 synthetase-related protein yields MKKTVFLKTFIETRWCHRFRSKEALKRYQDKQLARYHAFITSQSPYFQTHSPESFGTMDKTFMMTHFNELNTLGVDRDQALEMAIRGEQTRDFTEMNGEVAVGLSSGTSGHRGVFVTTEKERSMWAAAILAKMLPKGKLFGHRIAFFLRADNELYQTINSGLIRLEYFDIFKDSKEHLERLKDYQPTIVVAPASTLIELANYVSNQQLAIQPVKVVSVAEILEDRDAQTIAKAFQLDNVDQVYQATEGFIACTCSEGNLHLNEDILSVEKEYLDDSRFYPIITDFKRTSQPIYRYRLNDILVEEKSPCPCGSVFTRIAKIEGRSDDIFYFKKEDGSSQMIYPDFIRRCILFVENIQDYQVTQLADGSITIALSHRTESMEQAIFAQFELLAQQKQFILPSIQFIDYQWDPTRKLKRVQRLQ; encoded by the coding sequence ATGAAAAAAACAGTCTTTCTGAAAACCTTTATTGAAACCAGATGGTGTCACCGATTCCGTTCAAAAGAGGCCTTGAAGCGATACCAAGATAAGCAATTGGCACGCTACCATGCTTTTATCACTTCTCAGTCCCCCTATTTTCAAACCCATTCTCCCGAATCCTTTGGAACGATGGATAAAACCTTCATGATGACACATTTCAATGAGCTCAATACTCTAGGGGTGGATCGTGATCAGGCTTTAGAGATGGCGATTCGCGGAGAACAGACGCGAGATTTTACTGAGATGAATGGAGAAGTAGCAGTAGGCTTATCTTCTGGAACTTCCGGCCACCGAGGAGTCTTTGTCACCACAGAAAAAGAGAGAAGTATGTGGGCTGCAGCGATTCTAGCCAAGATGCTACCGAAAGGAAAACTGTTTGGTCATCGCATTGCCTTTTTCTTACGAGCGGACAATGAACTCTATCAAACCATTAATTCAGGCCTGATTCGCTTGGAATATTTTGATATTTTCAAGGATAGCAAGGAGCATTTAGAGCGTCTCAAAGACTATCAACCAACCATTGTGGTCGCACCAGCTTCAACCTTGATTGAGTTGGCTAACTATGTCAGCAATCAGCAACTTGCGATCCAACCTGTCAAGGTTGTTTCTGTCGCAGAGATCCTAGAAGATCGAGATGCACAGACCATCGCCAAGGCCTTTCAACTAGACAATGTTGATCAGGTTTACCAAGCGACAGAGGGATTTATAGCTTGTACCTGTTCAGAGGGCAATCTACATCTCAACGAAGATATTTTGTCTGTCGAAAAAGAGTATCTAGATGATAGCCGCTTTTATCCGATTATTACGGATTTCAAACGAACCAGTCAACCCATCTATCGCTACCGCCTCAATGATATTTTGGTGGAAGAAAAGTCTCCTTGCCCTTGTGGTTCTGTCTTTACTCGAATCGCAAAGATCGAAGGACGATCGGACGATATCTTCTATTTCAAAAAAGAAGATGGCAGTAGCCAGATGATCTATCCGGATTTTATTCGACGGTGCATTCTCTTTGTCGAAAATATTCAGGACTATCAAGTAACTCAGTTGGCAGATGGATCCATTACCATTGCCTTGAGTCACCGGACAGAGTCTATGGAGCAAGCGATTTTTGCTCAATTTGAACTCTTAGCTCAGCAAAAACAATTCATTCTACCAAGTATTCAATTTATCGATTACCAATGGGACCCAACACGTAAATTAAAACGTGTTCAACGACTTCAATAA
- a CDS encoding MBL fold metallo-hydrolase, producing MSNMIKRIDYFPAGYCSSHSGLLFKGIPNEKMQFPAGVFLIQHREKGYILYDTGYHYEIKKKARYFWYRLATPMQMKKEDQIDYLLRERGINPAAISYVILSHLHPDHLGGAALFPNAHFFVTQEVYEVYQKPKFKDLIFKEFLPADFKDRVTCLKADRIHPAFSYRPTADLFEDGSILVSSIDGHARGQGCLYLDEFKLFIGADLSWGVDLLPYTGQMRLIPSLIQDDKKAYLKGADLLETLLQDGIQVVVSHDPQDRIERILNEKNSLSENLY from the coding sequence ATGTCCAACATGATCAAGCGCATTGATTATTTTCCAGCAGGCTATTGTAGCAGTCATTCTGGTCTCTTATTTAAAGGGATTCCGAATGAAAAAATGCAATTTCCAGCAGGTGTCTTTTTGATTCAGCACCGTGAAAAAGGTTATATTTTGTACGATACCGGCTATCACTACGAGATTAAGAAAAAAGCTCGGTATTTCTGGTACCGTCTAGCCACCCCAATGCAGATGAAAAAAGAAGACCAGATCGATTATTTATTGCGAGAGCGTGGAATTAATCCAGCAGCCATTTCCTATGTCATTCTTTCGCATCTGCACCCTGACCATCTCGGCGGAGCAGCACTTTTTCCAAATGCTCATTTCTTTGTTACCCAGGAAGTCTATGAGGTGTACCAAAAACCGAAGTTTAAAGATCTGATTTTTAAAGAGTTTTTGCCAGCTGATTTCAAAGATCGGGTGACTTGTCTCAAAGCAGATCGAATACATCCTGCCTTTTCTTACCGCCCGACTGCTGATCTATTTGAGGATGGGAGCATTCTTGTTTCGTCCATCGATGGGCATGCGAGAGGGCAAGGTTGTCTTTATCTGGATGAGTTCAAACTCTTTATTGGAGCAGATCTTTCTTGGGGAGTAGACCTCTTGCCTTACACAGGGCAAATGCGTCTCATTCCTTCCTTGATTCAGGATGATAAGAAGGCTTATTTAAAAGGAGCTGATTTGCTGGAAACACTCTTGCAAGATGGCATTCAAGTTGTGGTCAGCCACGACCCGCAAGATCGGATTGAAAGGATTTTAAATGAAAAAAACAGTCTTTCTGAAAACCTTTATTGA
- a CDS encoding NAD-dependent epimerase/dehydratase family protein, producing MKILVTGATGFLGKYVIDELLAHDYTIVAFGRNEKIGKALEGERVQFIKGDLSTIEELRQAFQSVDAVVHAGALSTAWGPWKAFYQANVVGTQNVLDLCREYAVKRLVYVSSPSIYAAGKDQLNIKESDAPTENRLNNYIRSKLASEKLFSDYPDVPSIILRPRGLFGVGDTSILPRVLRLSRKIGIPLIRGGEQLMDMTCVENVALAIRLALEAKDAHGQVYNITNGEPKTFKYLIETTLKGLGEPIRYRKLPAGLVAGAAYSLEEVYRFFHLKAEPPLTRYTYYLLRYSQTLDIQKAQTELGYYPKMSIEEGIDNYVQHDQAH from the coding sequence ATGAAAATTCTTGTAACAGGTGCGACTGGCTTCCTTGGAAAATATGTGATCGATGAGTTGTTGGCTCACGATTATACCATTGTAGCCTTTGGCCGAAACGAAAAAATTGGGAAGGCTCTGGAAGGTGAGCGCGTTCAATTTATTAAAGGGGATTTGAGCACTATTGAGGAATTAAGACAAGCCTTTCAGTCTGTTGATGCTGTAGTTCATGCAGGAGCTTTATCCACTGCCTGGGGACCTTGGAAAGCCTTCTATCAGGCTAATGTAGTTGGCACTCAAAATGTCCTTGACTTGTGCCGTGAATATGCGGTAAAACGCTTGGTTTACGTTTCTTCTCCTAGTATTTACGCAGCTGGAAAAGATCAATTAAACATCAAGGAAAGTGATGCTCCAACAGAAAATCGCCTGAACAATTACATCCGAAGTAAATTGGCGTCTGAAAAACTTTTTTCTGACTATCCAGATGTGCCAAGTATCATCTTGCGTCCAAGAGGATTATTTGGTGTGGGGGATACCAGTATTTTGCCTCGTGTCTTACGCCTCAGTCGAAAAATTGGAATTCCTTTGATTCGAGGAGGAGAGCAGCTCATGGATATGACCTGTGTGGAAAATGTTGCCCTAGCCATTCGCTTGGCTCTGGAAGCCAAAGACGCACACGGACAAGTATATAATATTACAAATGGGGAACCAAAGACCTTTAAGTATTTGATTGAAACCACACTAAAGGGATTGGGAGAGCCGATTCGCTATCGGAAACTTCCAGCAGGTCTAGTAGCAGGTGCGGCTTATAGCCTGGAAGAAGTATATCGATTCTTTCATCTGAAAGCCGAACCCCCATTGACTCGCTATACCTATTATCTCCTTCGATATAGCCAAACTCTTGATATCCAAAAGGCCCAAACCGAACTTGGCTACTATCCAAAAATGAGCATTGAAGAAGGGATTGACAACTATGTCCAACATGATCAAGCGCATTGA